From the Halobacteriovorax sp. GB3 genome, the window CTCTTGAAGAGGCTGCTTGGATAGGAAACTGTGGTGCAGGTGTTGTTGTTGCTAAAAAGGGAACGGCGACAGTTAATCAAAAAGAACTTGCTGATTTTCATCAAAAGCTTCTTCAATCTGTTAAATAATGAGTGATCTCAAACAAGCTTCCAAGGGTCTTTTTCTTGGAAGCTTTCTTTTTCATAATCAATACATCACAAAACAAGAATTGATCTCTTTTTGGGAGAGTGAATTTGGTGAATCGATCTATTTTCAGACCGATCACTGTCCCATGAAAGAGTATTATTCAAAAGAGATGGGAGACGTCGAAAAGTTGGAACGCTTCTTTCTCGTGAGTAGAGTTCCAATGGAAAGAGAAAGTCTTGTTTCACTTAAAGTTTGGGCCGATCAGCTCGAAAAATCGTATTTTCAAGACGATAAGAGAGTCTTTAATCTCGACATCGGCCTTTTGACTCTAGAGAATTTTAGCCTTGCTACCGGAAAGAGTTATGCTCATCGCATATATTTGGGGCAGGGTGTTTATAGCGATCTTAATCACACTTTTTCTAATAAATCTTTCGAGCCTCTACCTTGGACATATCCCGATTATAAAACCTCTGAATTTATTGATTATTTAAATTACTTAAGAGGAATTCTTTTTCTTTCATTAAAAAAATAACGAGAACTCTTTGGTCATTTTTAGACTCGAGATATAATTGATCTCAACTAAAAACCCGTCGAAAGGGCGAGATGTAGCGAAAGCTTATTCGAGCAACGTTTTTATCCTAAGGGGTGATACCTAGAGCGGATTAAAAACTACCGAAACGGTAAAAGCAGCTTTCTTTACAATTGGAGATCATGGTGATTTTCAGTTGAAAGACATGCGGGTCATAGAGGTGTGGTGAGCACTTCTTTGAAAGAAAGTTTTGTTTTTGGGGGTGATGATTGGGACCATAGCTTATTGGTGACATTCACGAGACATTCACCGAGTTCGTTTCTAAGGATTAATTCCTCTTAAAGTTTTGTGAGGAAATCTGCTTACCGGGAGCACTGGAAACGTCCTCAGAGTAGACTCTGTCGAGAGTTCTCTACTTACAAGCATGAGATTAATTTAAGATGGCCAGGTGAAATCCCTGGCCTTAGTTTTTTAGTCGCACTTTATTTTATTCATCTTTATTTTTCTTACTTTTTCTGGAACGTATTGAAACCCATCTTCTCCTGTTGAAAGAGCGTGTATTTCTATTTGATTATTCGTTAAGTAGAAAAGGCCTCCATCATCATCACCGCTACAGCGAAGTGACTGGTCCTCATTCCAACAATCAAAAATAAGTTCATGAGCTTTAACTTTTTCTTTTATAAAAAGATGTGCCTTCGTTTTATCTATTCTGATTTTAAGCTCCAGGTCAGCATCTAGCATTGTGCTCAAACAGCTTGCATAGACAGAGCTTGAAAAGAAAAAGAAAAGAATAATTCTATTCACTACATTCATTGATATCCTCGATGAGAGATTTTTTATAATTTAAAACAAGAGAGGGGCCTTTCTTTGCGAGATCATCAATCATTGGCCAATTGTCTTTATCAATAGAAGGGCAACCCGCACTTGATTGGTAGGGTGAGACGTGCATATGCTTGGCATCTGTTGCGGAACGATCATTGCTTTTATTCAGTCCAAAAAGAGCAATGCCGTGAGCGATTCCCTTTGGGTTTTTCTTTCGAATGGGACCGTAGTGCTTCCTGTCTTTCGCTGGATTTGTTGCAGCGTAATTAAAGACTTTAGATCCTGTAAAGAAAGCACCAACAAGTGTTGTCCCAAGTCCTGGTTTGTTTTTGTAGCCATTTTTTTTCTTACAAGTACCGTAACCAAGATTTGCAGTTTCAATTTTGTGAATAGGCTTTTTTCCACAAAGATCAATATAGTGCGAATTGGCCTGGCACTTAAAGATTCCACCATGGGTCTTTTTCAGATTATCTAGGTCATTAATAATAAATGTACATTTATTAGGAAGACCATTTTGCATTTTATTTAACCAGTCTTTGTGCTTTTCTCCTTTGAAAGAACGACTATGTCGATTCGTTCCACCACCAAAGCGATAGCACTTATTTGATTTAAACTCAGTTGAATTCTTTTTCATGACATTTAAAGCATATTTTAGAGCATCTTTTGGGATGTCTTTCATGGTAAAAAGCTCTCGGCAATTATCGAGCCATTGTTCACTTTGTCCATCGATTTGGCACTGTTCAGGGTATTGATCTAGATCCGGTTGAGACTCTGAGTCAGGGTTAACATGACACGTTTTCGTTGGAGGGGAGAGAGTTTCATCAATTTTACTCAAAATTTGATCACTTGAAGGCAGGCCTTTGTAGTTATTAGTTAGCTCTTTCACATCAGCTCGCACATTTTTATCGAGTTTGCTCGCCTCTTTGGCAACCTGCTGTTCGAATTGAGCTTGGTTGGCCATACAAGAAGTGAATAGGGTGATCAATGGTAGTAATATATTTCGCATAGTTAACTCTCTTAACTGTCCTATCGTCCAGTTGTCTTTAGAAGTTAAATAATTGCTATGAGCTTAATGTGATTACGGGGGGATGGCCTATTTACTTCACTCAGCACTTTACTGTTATAAAAATCTTCCAAGTTCCCAGAAATGCTGCGTGTTTACTTGATTTATTGCGTTGCGCATGGAAGAATCTGGCCAATTATAATTGAACAGTTAAACCTGCAAAAATAGGAAGAAAAATGATCGAGCAGCTAGAAAGTTTATTTGATAGCTTTGAAAAATCACTCCAGGTCTTAGAGACTCAGGCCGATGTTTTAAATTTAAAGTCCGATTATCTCGGTAAAAAAGGAAAGGTATCTGAAATCTTGAAAGGTTTGAAAGATGCGACTCCAGAGCAGAGAAAAGAGATTGGTCCTAAGGCCAATGAGATTAAAGACAAGATTCAACTTGAGATGACAAAAAAGCTTCAAGAAATTGAGATGAAAGAAATCAATGAGAAGCTTGCCCAAAATAAAATTGATATTACTTTTAAAAATAGCATCAAAGTAGGTGCTCAAAAACACGGTGGTTTTCACCCAAGAACATTAATTCGCCAAGAAATTGAAGATATCTTCCTTTCTATGGGATTTGAAGTTCTCGATGGACCGCATGTGGAAAATGAGTTCTACAACTTTGAAGCACTTAATATTCCAGGAGACCACCCCGCAAGAGATATGCAGGATACATTCTGGTTTAAAGACGAAAAATCAGAGGAAGGGAAAAAGCACCTCCTAAGAACTCACACTTCAACAGTTCAAGTTCACGGGATGCTCTCGAGAAAACCTCCTTTCCGTTTTATTGCTCCGGGAACAGTGTTTCGTTGTGAAAGAACTGATGCTTCACATGAGATGGTCTTCCAACAACTTGAAGGTATGATGGTTGGTAAAGATATCAGCGTTGGTAACCTCATCTATTTTATGAAAGTGGCCCTTAAAGAAATTTTCAAAAGAGATGTCGAAGTTCGCCTTCGCCCGGGATTTTTCCCATTCGTTGAACCAGGTTTTGAACTCGATATTAAGTGTCAGGTTTGCTCTGGAAAGGGATGTTCTGTTTGTAAGCAAACAGGTTGGGTAGAGCTTCTTCCATGTGGGATGGTTCATCCTAATGTTCTAAAGGCCGGTGGAATTGATCCTGAGGAATATAATGGGTTTGCCTTTGGACTAGGTCTAGACCGTCTCGTTATGATGAAATATGGAATCGATGATATTCGCCACCTGCAGAGTGGAGATC encodes:
- a CDS encoding DUF4416 family protein yields the protein MSDLKQASKGLFLGSFLFHNQYITKQELISFWESEFGESIYFQTDHCPMKEYYSKEMGDVEKLERFFLVSRVPMERESLVSLKVWADQLEKSYFQDDKRVFNLDIGLLTLENFSLATGKSYAHRIYLGQGVYSDLNHTFSNKSFEPLPWTYPDYKTSEFIDYLNYLRGILFLSLKK
- the pheS gene encoding phenylalanine--tRNA ligase subunit alpha → MIEQLESLFDSFEKSLQVLETQADVLNLKSDYLGKKGKVSEILKGLKDATPEQRKEIGPKANEIKDKIQLEMTKKLQEIEMKEINEKLAQNKIDITFKNSIKVGAQKHGGFHPRTLIRQEIEDIFLSMGFEVLDGPHVENEFYNFEALNIPGDHPARDMQDTFWFKDEKSEEGKKHLLRTHTSTVQVHGMLSRKPPFRFIAPGTVFRCERTDASHEMVFQQLEGMMVGKDISVGNLIYFMKVALKEIFKRDVEVRLRPGFFPFVEPGFELDIKCQVCSGKGCSVCKQTGWVELLPCGMVHPNVLKAGGIDPEEYNGFAFGLGLDRLVMMKYGIDDIRHLQSGDLRFNEQFKTY